Proteins from a genomic interval of Salinarchaeum sp. Harcht-Bsk1:
- a CDS encoding BMP family protein, which yields MRDSTDIRRRSFIKAAGGGVALTGLAGCLDRLPGGGGGSDDFSAAIISGPGGFGDNAYNDSALQGLEQAAEENDGSVNQVQGAGGEYRSLQSQLAESSDDYDVIVCVGFYQAEALKQSADEYSDQNWMLINQGLYRESGDHYENVAGYVWGNHEMSYLAGVVAGTMTTRELTYEGNSNDPSGSTVGFVGGVDSALINAFEEAYVAGAQWADSNVDVTVGYAGSFQDPAAGREVALSQYEAGADIVYHAAAGTGPGIFQAAQEESRFAIGVDGEQSLALPDYSDVIVGSAVKDINVGTYDVSTAAYNGNWGDVSGFKTYGLEQEAVRFNKGADVGGELPSVVDENLQEATEGIVNGDITVPCSATGCQ from the coding sequence ATGCGGGATAGCACTGACATTCGACGACGATCGTTTATCAAAGCTGCAGGTGGCGGCGTCGCCCTCACGGGCCTCGCCGGCTGCCTGGACCGACTCCCGGGTGGTGGCGGGGGAAGCGACGACTTCTCCGCTGCGATCATCTCCGGACCGGGTGGGTTCGGAGACAACGCGTACAACGACAGTGCGCTCCAGGGACTCGAGCAGGCCGCCGAAGAGAACGACGGATCGGTCAACCAGGTGCAGGGTGCGGGTGGCGAGTACCGCAGTCTCCAGAGCCAGCTCGCGGAGAGCTCCGACGACTACGACGTGATCGTCTGCGTCGGGTTCTACCAGGCCGAGGCGCTCAAACAGAGCGCCGACGAGTACTCCGACCAGAACTGGATGCTCATCAACCAGGGCCTCTACCGTGAAAGCGGCGACCACTACGAGAACGTCGCCGGGTACGTGTGGGGCAACCACGAGATGTCGTACCTCGCCGGCGTCGTCGCCGGAACGATGACGACCCGGGAGCTGACCTACGAGGGCAACAGCAACGACCCGAGCGGCTCGACCGTCGGCTTCGTCGGGGGCGTCGACAGCGCACTCATCAACGCGTTCGAGGAGGCCTACGTGGCTGGCGCACAGTGGGCGGACTCCAACGTCGACGTCACGGTCGGGTACGCCGGGTCCTTCCAGGACCCGGCTGCAGGTCGGGAGGTCGCCCTCTCGCAGTACGAGGCGGGCGCGGACATCGTCTACCACGCCGCAGCGGGGACGGGACCGGGCATCTTCCAGGCGGCCCAGGAAGAGAGCCGGTTCGCCATCGGCGTGGACGGCGAGCAGTCCCTCGCGCTGCCCGACTACAGCGACGTCATCGTCGGCAGTGCGGTCAAGGACATCAACGTCGGCACGTACGACGTGTCGACGGCCGCCTACAACGGCAACTGGGGAGACGTGTCCGGCTTCAAGACGTACGGACTCGAGCAGGAGGCAGTCCGGTTCAACAAGGGTGCAGACGTTGGTGGGGAGCTGCCCAGCGTCGTCGACGAGAACCTCCAGGAGGCGACGGAGGGCATCGTCAACGGCGACATCACCGTCCCGTGCTCGGCGACGGGCTGTCAGTAG
- a CDS encoding lactate racemase domain-containing protein, which yields MELAFPSRERLEGSADVTPADFPRFARATRSRDDPRVSDVADATRRALDAIDGLDSLADGAEVAVTAGSRGIHDVPEVLATTVSALDERGLSPFVMPAMGSHGGATAAGQLETLESLGITEETIGCEFRSSMAVEQVGEDEDGRPVFAARDALDAEAVLLVNRVKPHTDYAGPYESGLAKMAVVGLGKHRGAEAMHNAALARGFQEVIPERAEILIEETPVVGGLALLENANERAADIVGLDAGEIMEREPALLERAADLLPTLPVDDLDFLLVEEMGKEVSGTGLDTNVVGRQLFHGQPEPADAIDVTRIYVRSLTPASHGNALGMGLADFVHRDLVADVDFGDTYVNIATSGEPVRAKLPFVVPSDATALTLANSTTGVQSIGDLRAAVIENTLEPDDLLVSAPVAEELAEHPDVEVGPLEPLSFDENGDLELPW from the coding sequence ATGGAGCTAGCTTTCCCGAGCAGGGAGCGCCTCGAAGGGAGTGCGGACGTGACGCCGGCGGACTTCCCCCGGTTCGCACGGGCCACGCGCTCTCGCGACGATCCTCGCGTCTCGGACGTCGCCGACGCCACGCGGCGTGCACTCGACGCGATCGACGGCCTCGACTCGCTCGCCGACGGTGCCGAGGTCGCCGTGACCGCCGGGAGCCGGGGGATCCACGACGTCCCCGAGGTGCTCGCGACGACCGTCTCGGCGCTGGACGAACGCGGCCTCTCCCCGTTCGTCATGCCCGCGATGGGGAGCCACGGCGGCGCGACGGCGGCGGGCCAACTCGAGACACTGGAGTCACTCGGCATCACGGAGGAGACGATCGGCTGTGAGTTCCGGTCCTCGATGGCCGTCGAGCAGGTGGGGGAGGACGAGGACGGTCGGCCCGTGTTCGCCGCACGAGACGCCCTCGACGCCGAGGCCGTCCTCCTCGTGAATCGCGTCAAGCCCCACACCGACTACGCCGGCCCCTACGAGAGCGGCCTCGCGAAGATGGCCGTGGTCGGCCTCGGCAAGCACCGCGGCGCGGAGGCGATGCACAACGCTGCGCTCGCCCGCGGCTTTCAGGAGGTGATTCCCGAGCGCGCGGAGATTCTCATCGAGGAGACGCCCGTGGTCGGCGGGCTCGCACTGCTCGAAAACGCGAACGAGCGAGCGGCCGATATCGTCGGGCTCGACGCCGGGGAAATCATGGAGCGCGAACCGGCGCTCCTCGAGCGCGCGGCCGACCTCCTCCCGACGCTCCCGGTCGACGACCTCGACTTCCTGCTCGTCGAGGAGATGGGCAAGGAGGTCAGCGGCACGGGGCTGGACACGAACGTCGTCGGCCGACAGCTCTTCCACGGCCAGCCCGAACCCGCCGACGCCATCGACGTCACGCGGATCTACGTCCGGTCGCTCACCCCGGCCTCCCACGGCAACGCCCTCGGGATGGGGCTCGCGGACTTCGTCCACCGGGACCTCGTCGCCGACGTCGACTTCGGCGACACCTACGTCAACATCGCCACGAGCGGTGAACCCGTCCGCGCGAAGCTTCCGTTCGTCGTCCCCTCGGACGCGACCGCCCTCACACTCGCGAACTCGACGACCGGCGTCCAGTCGATCGGTGACCTGCGGGCCGCCGTGATCGAGAACACGCTCGAACCCGACGATCTGCTCGTCTCTGCGCCGGTTGCCGAGGAGCTCGCGGAGCATCCGGACGTCGAGGTCGGACCGCTGGAGCCGCTCTCCTTCGACGAAAACGGGGACCTCGAGCTGCCCTGGTAA
- a CDS encoding ABC transporter ATP-binding protein produces the protein MSGSRPPAVRLEGISKHFGDVVANDDVNFDLERGSVHALIGENGAGKTTLMKILYGQYTPDAGRIYVDGEERSFESSRDAIDAGIGMIHQHFMLIDTLTVLQNVVLGNEPTDRFGRVDTERARREITEICEEYGFDVDEYLDDRIEDVGVGVQQRVEILKTLYRDADTIVLDEPTAVLTPQEVESLYQVMDELTAQGHSIIFITHKLEEAMRAADEITVLRDGHTVGTVDAEEATQEQLAELMVGREVLFEVEQHEHDVGAEVLDVAGLHVNDDRDIEKVSGLDFTIKEGEIFGIAGVEGNGQRELVEAITGLREASRGTVVYEEADISDLSRRERIEAGIAYVPEDRQEEGIVMNYDLVQNALLGNQTAEVFQNGRFLDWDEVERQAERIVEEYDVEPRNVATRSADLSGGNQQKFIVGREFEHDPTLIVAAHPTRGVDVGSIEFIHDRLLEIRDEGAAVLLVSSKLDEVQKLSDRIGVLYEGEFTDVVEPEAVNEQELGLMMAGQRPGQADADVPTSSSDDAAAGANAAAEGGDP, from the coding sequence ATGAGTGGGTCACGACCGCCGGCGGTCAGGCTCGAGGGCATCTCGAAGCACTTCGGCGACGTCGTCGCGAACGACGACGTCAACTTCGACCTCGAGCGAGGCTCCGTGCACGCACTCATCGGAGAGAACGGGGCGGGAAAGACGACGCTGATGAAGATCCTCTACGGCCAGTACACGCCGGACGCTGGGCGGATCTACGTCGACGGCGAGGAGCGATCGTTCGAGTCGTCGCGCGACGCGATCGACGCGGGGATCGGCATGATCCACCAGCACTTCATGCTGATCGACACGTTGACCGTCCTCCAGAACGTCGTGCTCGGGAACGAACCCACGGACCGATTCGGCAGGGTCGACACCGAGCGGGCGCGCCGCGAGATCACAGAGATCTGCGAGGAGTACGGCTTCGACGTCGACGAGTACCTCGACGACCGGATCGAAGACGTCGGCGTCGGCGTGCAACAGCGCGTCGAGATCCTCAAGACGCTCTACCGCGACGCGGACACGATCGTGCTCGACGAGCCGACGGCCGTGTTGACCCCACAGGAGGTCGAGTCGCTCTACCAGGTGATGGATGAGCTGACGGCACAGGGCCACTCGATCATCTTCATCACGCACAAGCTCGAGGAGGCGATGCGTGCCGCCGACGAGATCACCGTCCTGCGCGACGGCCACACGGTCGGGACCGTCGACGCCGAGGAGGCGACGCAGGAGCAACTCGCCGAACTGATGGTCGGGCGCGAGGTCCTCTTCGAGGTCGAGCAGCACGAACACGACGTCGGTGCCGAAGTCCTCGACGTCGCGGGACTCCACGTGAACGACGACCGGGACATCGAGAAAGTCAGCGGGCTCGACTTCACGATCAAGGAGGGCGAGATCTTCGGCATCGCCGGCGTCGAGGGCAACGGACAGCGCGAACTCGTCGAGGCCATCACCGGCCTGCGAGAGGCCTCCCGGGGAACGGTCGTCTACGAGGAAGCGGACATCTCCGACCTATCGCGCCGCGAGCGAATCGAAGCCGGCATCGCCTACGTGCCCGAGGACCGCCAGGAGGAGGGCATCGTGATGAACTACGACCTCGTCCAGAACGCGCTCCTCGGGAACCAGACCGCGGAAGTGTTCCAGAACGGTCGCTTCCTCGACTGGGACGAAGTGGAGCGACAGGCCGAACGAATCGTCGAGGAGTACGACGTGGAGCCGCGGAACGTCGCCACGCGGTCGGCGGACCTCTCGGGTGGCAACCAGCAGAAGTTCATCGTCGGTCGCGAGTTCGAGCACGACCCGACCCTGATCGTCGCCGCCCACCCGACGCGCGGTGTCGACGTCGGGAGCATCGAGTTCATCCACGACCGGCTCCTCGAGATCCGCGACGAGGGCGCCGCGGTGTTGCTCGTCTCCTCGAAACTCGACGAGGTGCAGAAGCTCTCCGATCGCATCGGCGTGCTCTACGAGGGCGAGTTCACCGACGTCGTCGAGCCCGAGGCCGTGAACGAGCAGGAGCTCGGTCTCATGATGGCCGGCCAGCGACCTGGCCAGGCCGACGCGGACGTGCCCACGTCCTCTAGCGACGACGCGGCTGCCGGTGCCAACGCGGCAGCGGAAGGGGGTGACCCATGA
- a CDS encoding ABC transporter permease, producing the protein MNALGRLRGVADRMATASGGERLLIGIGSVLLALFIGSIIVFAAGYDPITFLLFLFWGAFGSAGDVAFTLRKTTLLILAGVAVALAFRANIFNIGVQGQLVVGGFGTAMSIIWLAPYVPSGTLGGIVLMLIGIPIGMVCGGLYAAIPGVMKAYADANEVITTLMLNFIATGVLFVLVDGPLKDPDSPAPKTVDFPDSVEFPSVVLDSSRFSLYGLLIALAAVVVVSVVMNRTAFGYDLRTSGEQAEAAAYSGVIPERMIVSTMVFSGIVAGLCGAVYTIMVLGYYQDPGVTPTFGFDAIAVSLLAANNPIGVVPSSLLFGSLSSGKQFVEINQNVPQELVDGIVGLIVLFVATPELFRMAGRRRGDRE; encoded by the coding sequence ATGAACGCCCTCGGCAGACTGCGCGGGGTCGCCGATCGGATGGCGACGGCCTCAGGCGGCGAGCGGCTGCTGATCGGGATCGGGTCGGTCCTGCTCGCGCTGTTCATCGGCTCGATCATCGTCTTCGCGGCGGGGTACGACCCGATCACCTTCCTCCTGTTCCTCTTCTGGGGCGCGTTCGGCAGTGCGGGTGACGTCGCGTTCACCCTGCGCAAGACCACGCTGTTGATCCTCGCCGGCGTCGCGGTCGCGCTGGCGTTCCGTGCGAACATCTTCAACATCGGGGTCCAGGGACAGCTGGTCGTCGGCGGGTTCGGGACCGCGATGTCGATCATCTGGCTCGCACCGTACGTGCCCTCGGGTACGCTCGGCGGGATCGTCCTGATGCTGATCGGGATTCCGATCGGGATGGTCTGTGGCGGCCTCTACGCCGCCATTCCCGGCGTGATGAAGGCCTACGCCGACGCGAACGAGGTCATCACGACGTTGATGTTGAACTTCATCGCGACCGGCGTCCTGTTCGTCCTCGTCGACGGTCCGCTCAAGGACCCCGACTCGCCCGCGCCGAAGACCGTCGACTTCCCGGACAGCGTCGAGTTCCCCTCCGTGGTCCTCGACTCGAGCCGGTTCTCGCTTTACGGGCTGCTCATCGCGCTCGCGGCCGTCGTTGTCGTCTCGGTCGTGATGAACCGGACCGCCTTCGGCTACGACCTCCGCACGAGCGGCGAACAGGCCGAGGCAGCGGCCTACAGCGGCGTGATCCCGGAGCGAATGATCGTCTCGACGATGGTCTTCTCCGGGATCGTCGCCGGTCTGTGCGGTGCGGTCTACACGATCATGGTGCTCGGCTACTACCAGGATCCGGGCGTCACGCCGACGTTCGGCTTCGACGCGATCGCGGTGAGCCTGCTCGCGGCGAACAACCCGATCGGGGTCGTGCCGTCGAGTCTCCTCTTCGGGAGCCTCTCCTCTGGCAAGCAGTTCGTGGAGATCAACCAGAACGTGCCCCAGGAGCTCGTCGACGGCATCGTCGGACTGATCGTCCTCTTCGTTGCCACGCCGGAGCTCTTCCGGATGGCTGGCCGTCGCCGGGGTGATCGGGAATGA
- a CDS encoding ABC transporter permease translates to MKYLSMTNQRLMALASVLGVVVLWFVGRLFPETVVGEIFTTGMVARSLRLSVPIALAAVGGLYAEKSGVFNIGLEGLLIFGAFTAAAVSWELGGSQISQLDLWIAVLVAMAVSAAIAAIFAVFTIRYKANQIVAGLAIWFLGLGFAPFAAIVLWDRVNSPSLNGIDTIVVPGLSEIPLLGPVLFEASPFVPITVGIVILAYLVLYYTRWGYWVQAAGENPEALDTAGVSVNRVRYASVIFSGVLCGLGGAALSIGFSEGFVGRGVTMVDGRGWIAIVAYLFGNYNPLGAFGASLLFGGVNALQIQLQTIGVSIPNRLSGLFPYIAVLIVLAFVGGTRIPSAAGEPYETESE, encoded by the coding sequence ATGAAGTACCTCTCGATGACGAACCAGCGACTGATGGCGCTCGCGAGCGTGCTCGGCGTCGTCGTGCTGTGGTTCGTCGGGAGGCTCTTCCCGGAGACGGTCGTCGGCGAGATCTTCACGACCGGAATGGTCGCACGGTCGCTACGGCTCTCCGTGCCGATCGCGCTCGCCGCCGTCGGCGGGCTCTACGCCGAGAAGAGCGGCGTGTTCAACATCGGGCTCGAGGGACTGCTCATCTTCGGGGCGTTCACGGCAGCGGCCGTCTCGTGGGAACTCGGTGGAAGTCAGATCAGCCAGCTCGACCTCTGGATCGCCGTGCTCGTGGCGATGGCCGTCTCCGCCGCCATCGCGGCCATCTTCGCGGTGTTCACGATCCGGTACAAGGCGAACCAGATCGTCGCGGGACTGGCGATCTGGTTCCTCGGGCTGGGCTTCGCGCCCTTCGCCGCGATCGTGCTCTGGGACCGGGTCAACAGCCCGTCGCTCAACGGTATCGACACGATCGTCGTGCCCGGGCTCTCGGAGATCCCGCTCCTCGGTCCGGTGCTCTTCGAGGCGTCGCCGTTCGTGCCGATCACCGTGGGGATCGTGATCCTCGCCTACCTCGTCCTCTACTACACCCGGTGGGGCTACTGGGTGCAGGCGGCGGGCGAGAACCCCGAGGCGCTCGACACGGCCGGCGTGAGCGTCAACCGGGTCCGCTACGCCTCCGTCATCTTCTCCGGGGTCCTCTGTGGCCTCGGCGGCGCAGCACTCTCGATCGGCTTCTCCGAGGGGTTCGTCGGCCGGGGCGTCACGATGGTCGACGGCCGTGGCTGGATCGCGATCGTCGCCTACCTGTTCGGGAACTACAACCCGCTGGGCGCGTTCGGCGCCTCCCTGCTGTTCGGCGGGGTCAACGCGCTCCAGATCCAGTTGCAGACGATCGGCGTCAGCATCCCGAACCGCCTCTCGGGGCTGTTCCCCTACATCGCGGTGCTGATCGTCCTCGCGTTCGTCGGAGGCACCCGCATTCCGTCCGCGGCCGGCGAGCCCTACGAGACCGAGAGCGAGTAG